TTATCGCTACTGGAGCGTTGGTTTCTTAACGACTTAGAAGAGCTATCGAGGAATAATGTAGCTCTAGCAGAGTTGTGAATCTCTCGGAAAATAGAGATCTTGAAGAGTAAAACTTACGAAGAGGTTGTAAAGAGGTTAAAGCTTTGAAAGAGCTTAAAGCTCACAGGTAGATGAAAACTCGAACAGACGGTAAAGTTCGCAAATAGATTAACGCGTTTAATGCATTAAATTGGAATGGGCAGAATTCTGACATTATTCTAAACCCTTCCAGCCCTTTCAATAGATTGCGTTAATGAGCTTAAAGCtcttaaaaaaatggtaaaacttTGAATGAGCTTAAAGCTTTCAAATTGGTTATAATCCACAAAGAGGTTAAAGCTTTGAAAGAGCTTAAATTCAGATAGAGAATGCAACTCACACGTACAGTAACGTTCACAAATAGTTAAAAGTTTTCCAAAATATTGTATATCTCACAAGGAACTTAAagcttacaaaaattttaaagctCACAAAGAGGTTAAAGCTCGCAAACTGGTCAAAGCAAAGAGGTTGAAACCTCTCGGAAGGGTTAGTGATGTGAATGACTTATACAGTTCGCTGTATCCTTGTGCAGCTCTGGATGTTACTAAATCTATAGAGTAACAAGTTGTCAAAACTCTATAACATCAATAGAATGTGTAGCTTtcgaaaacttattttttgtgaatcaaTGCCACTGAAACCTTGATTGAAAGTTGGGTAGAATAATATCAGACCCGTTCTCGTAAGGTATGTTCTACCGAATGAAACCTTTTTGAGTATGACGAGTTTTGTAAAAACGACAGCGATCGAATggttatcgaatctattacttcatttgttgcaacattcattttactataatAAGCCGACTGAAGGTACAGTccattatttaattttgcctTTGCTGTCATTGACAGTTGATATAGCCATAACTACAAAAGATTGCCAAAAATTGACTTACGCATAAATAGCAAATTTGATGTATGCCGCAGACAGGCAATAGCTCTTGCTGCATATCACCACTAAGCAAATCAACACCACGGCAACGTTTCTCCATCGATAGAATCAGTGGACATTGGCTCGGCGTAAGACCATTCGTTCTACCACTTGAAAAGCCTTCGTGCGGTTCGAAATGACCCGCACCCAGTTCCTCTTCGAATTCGCTAATGTCGTTGTAGTCGGGGAATGATTTAGTGGCCAACAcactcttcttcttcttctttttatccTCTTCGGGAACATCCTGAGCGCTGTTCTGGACATCCTGTACCACTTTTTCGTGGGTCGGTTCGATTGCATgactaaaattgagaaaacctttttccttcaaattttctattttcgctTTAATTTTTGTCGATGACTTACTGATTGTTGTCGAATTGAACCTTTTCCTTCTTGATTGCCACCCGTTTCTCTTTCTCCGCTTCAGTCTTTCGTTTTTCTTCGTCGATTTCATTTTGTCCTAAGTGTCGTTCGTTGTCAACCGATTGCTTAAGTTTATCGAGGGCTCGTCTCATCTTTTCCAAGCTGTAAGCTGTTGCCAGGCGGGATATGACGTGGTCCTtcagtttttgaatttcgtcggGATTTGATGTACCTTCATGAGCACCAGTGTATTTCACCGTTTCGTCGATGATCAAGTCCtcgatatttttcaatttctggtTCATGTTCTGAAGCTTCTCTTCGTCTAAACTGCTTGGTTTCGATACCTCATCGTGATGGCGAAAGTTTTTTATCGGATACTCGTCGTGCTGACTGTGGTGAGGATTACCGTACTTGCTCATAAACCAATCGTCCGATTTCTTTTTGCGATCTAGTCCGAAATACTTGTTCCACTGGATCGACTTTTTACCTCTCAAATCAGTCAAATCGCCGGGTATGATTTGGTCTTCTCTCAAAATTTCCAGATTACCTCGCTTCTTCTTGACCTCAATGGTTGAtcgtttcttctttttatcatCGTCATCGTCGTCTTCAAAATCGTCCTCCTCGTCTTCCTCGTGATCATGTTCGTGTTCATGGTCATGGTCGTGCtgtaaagaaaataattctttctGATAAGAGCTCTGGAAATCAAAGACAGATAGATTAACCTCATGGTCGTGATCACTATCATGGTACTCATCGTTGTCGTCATTGGAATGAACATCTTCTGGCTTATCTTTCTGATAATCGTCATAATGTTGCGACTGATCTTGGCGAGCTAAATTTTCATCGTCTCTCGATCGATCACTCTTCTTGTCGATTTTATGTGGCTTCGCCGTAGTTGTCGTACTAACCGATTTGGAAACTGCATCACCGCTGGACCGCTTCTTTTTCTCATCGATTACATCACTTCCGCCAAAAATCGCTTCCAAGTCACGTGCAACTTTTTCATTCGTTCCGGATATCTGTGCATCTTGCTTGGGATACGTTGACGATCGCTTTGCAACCGGAAACCGTTTCCGTCGTATTGCTGGCAACCACGGCAACACAAGGCGACGTTTTTCCGGCACAGGTCCCCAATACGACTGTGGTCCAATGTTGTGCTGTTTGTCATCGTCAAACAGTTCCTCttcgatttcattttcttgCATTTGGTATTTTTCCCACAAACGGCGAAGATTATCCTTGTACGCCTCTTCACGTTCCAAATTGCGCTCGCGGTCAATCTCTTTCAGAAACTGGGCGGCTAGTTCCGGTTGACGGTTGTCGGATTCGCGTTCACGGAATACGCTTTGGTATGGGGTGTCTGGAACTGTTATGGCAAAGAATGGATGAGTTTTATGTCTATGAAAGTTATTCCAAGCGAAAGGTACAATTCAACAGAATTTCAACGGGAAAATAAACCTTTGAACTTGACCTATTGTTTGCATTGCATTCAAGCCATCagacgaaagttttttttttatttgcaaataatgTTGAAGAAGGGAACATGTACAAATGCAAGTTACGCAATCTTGAACTTAATGTGAATTCGAGTTACATAATGCCGAACTTAATGTAAATAAACGAGCGTCATTACCCTCAATTCATTACTTACAATCGAAtgggttttttcttctttcaaattgaggaaatttatcgttattaccttttatttaaaataaagttttccaaACGCCTCCGCAAATATTTCTCCACCACTTCATCGGAACAATTCCTAGTATAACCAGCTAGTAACAATACATTACattatattcaattcattctCTTAACCTTTCCACAAGAGGTTTTTAAGGTTTAtaagaagacgaagaaaataCATTTATGCATCACGGTGCTAGCCTAACTCGAACTACCATAATAACCCTACATTGGTTGTAAGATGGGtggaaaagagaaaatttatttatttatgtggaACATAAATTGATCATTGGTGGTGTGTGTATGCCATTGGAAGTGAAGCGGAAATTATTCGGCTAAAgtgaaaaaacagaaatttgctaaaaatgcTTTCCACGCCGCCCACACCTATTCCGAAACTCTCGTCAGTTAACCTTTCATAAACGCAGAGTTAATGGTTTCGATTGAATTACTAAGTTATTGCTTCGTTTGTTGAAAGGAGCTTCTTTAGTTGCACTGTGCTATGTGCTTTCAAAGAAAACACTAACCAGTGCTCATTGCCGGATTTTCTCAACGTTGTTGATAGTAACAGATGACTTTTGCAAGGGCTTattattcgaaatatttattcttaaattgtttaaaaattcttaaatttaatttgaaaattccttaaaattctttaaaaattctcaaaatccTTATAGATtcttgaaaaaattccgaatgtTAGGCCCTGCAGTGAAGTCTTTATAGAAatctaaaactttttttagagTCTGTTCtctaaacgaaatattttacgaaataaaaCCGAAGCAGAGACCAGATTTAGAACGGATCTATACAACGTCTAAAGAACAGAacatatttttaggaagttaattCTTAacattccataaaattttccTAAAGAATTTTACggtatttttaaagaattaaattcttagAAATATGCCCTGCTAAAGAATGAGTCAGCACGTTATTCatctcaaaacatttttttttcacttactTCCCCGCTCCCGGAACATTGAACGCTTACGTTCATCAAATCCATTATAGTCTTCGTCATCAAATTCCGATTCATACGGTGATTGTTCTCTGTCATCATCGTCGCTACCTAAATAATTTGCtaacaatttattcaattcttGCTGCTTTATGTGTTCCAATTCAGCAGGATCTGTATTGAAAgtgatttaataaaaaagaaaaaattgtaatttcaagCGATGAAACACCCAGAATTGCTTACTTTCATTGTAGTATCCACTCTCGTCCGACAATGAATGTGCATTTTCAAGCTCCCTTAATGCTAGCTGTGCTTCTCTTCGGTGAAGTGCATCTACTGCTGATTGTAGCGAATGTGATTTATGTTGTGCCTGTGTCGTTACCGCCCATATTATGTGCAGTAATAGGCATAAACATGTTTTGGTCATAATTAGACCtgaaaaaaggaagaaaacgGACGCTAAGTAAAATGTCTTCTTTGATGTGTGTCACTCAATgcaaaaaattagaattttctcaaaagaGTTGTAAACGATAAAAATCTAGGGTAAAAAGGTCGGGTACGATCTCCCTTCATGTTATTTACGAGTCCCTGGCTTTGACTGTTTCTAGCACACATTTTGTGAGTGACTCCCTTTTATCGTTCAGTGCTTGTAATTGACAGAGGGTTCGTAACTAGGCTGTTTACCCTATCTCAACATCTTGAtcgaaattaaagaaattcttGTTTTTAGCTCAACAACACCccacaattttcattaaaaatccGCTTAGCAATTAATTCAAGAATTTATTCTCGGGAACAACTATCTGCATTTTTGATTGAACGGGGTGTATGTCGTATGTCTATTAATCTCATAAGAAGAAACCGTATTCTGCACACAAAACATCACCTTCCGTTTTACCTGTGAGGAAATTACGAGTGTAGATGTGGGCTGTGTGGGTGTTGTAATGGGTATTAATCAATAATTTAACTTATAGCTGCACATTATAAAGCAACCGtcttgttttgttgttattcaTCGAAATGAAGATGTTACATATTGACATGGTATAAAAGATGATGATCTGGACAGTCTAACTGAGATATTTAATTGGGTTTGTGGGTGGTAAAAAGGTAACTTATTATAATGCGATAATTCATAGGAGCGTTACATCAAAATTAGTATTCTAAGATTTAATCATCAAATAGAGAAAGGGAGATTCTCTCATTTATAtgcacggtggggctgaacgaacttttcatagctgagttaggggaggcgtgtattatccaacggcacatgttgcaggcgcaaccgctgagccgtttctgagaactaggaatatcgtCGCCTGGCTCCGCGGAAGTTGC
This window of the Bradysia coprophila strain Holo2 unplaced genomic scaffold, BU_Bcop_v1 contig_324, whole genome shotgun sequence genome carries:
- the LOC119079330 gene encoding MATH and LRR domain-containing protein PFE0570w; amino-acid sequence: MTKTCLCLLLHIIWAVTTQAQHKSHSLQSAVDALHRREAQLALRELENAHSLSDESGYYNENPAELEHIKQQELNKLLANYLGSDDDDREQSPYESEFDDEDYNGFDERKRSMFRERGIPDTPYQSVFRERESDNRQPELAAQFLKEIDRERNLEREEAYKDNLRRLWEKYQMQENEIEEELFDDDKQHNIGPQSYWGPVPEKRRLVLPWLPAIRRKRFPVAKRSSTYPKQDAQISGTNEKVARDLEAIFGGSDVIDEKKKRSSGDAVSKSVSTTTTAKPHKIDKKSDRSRDDENLARQDQSQHYDDYQKDKPEDVHSNDDNDEYHDSDHDHEHDHDHEHEHDHEEDEEDDFEDDDDDDKKKKRSTIEVKKKRGNLEILREDQIIPGDLTDLRGKKSIQWNKYFGLDRKKKSDDWFMSKYGNPHHSQHDEYPIKNFRHHDEVSKPSSLDEEKLQNMNQKLKNIEDLIIDETVKYTGAHEGTSNPDEIQKLKDHVISRLATAYSLEKMRRALDKLKQSVDNERHLGQNEIDEEKRKTEAEKEKRVAIKKEKVQFDNNHHAIEPTHEKVVQDVQNSAQDVPEEDKKKKKKSVLATKSFPDYNDISEFEEELGAGHFEPHEGFSSGRTNGLTPSQCPLILSMEKRCRGVDLLSGDMQQELLPVCGIHQICYLCGTSQSSCDFQYLNDADSVCGHNKECQSAARSALMILRGSPGPLLGPRECAKNPCLHQVLRDIGLPI